The genomic region GATGTTCTCCCCGCCGGGCAGCACGTAGCCGGCCGAATACACCACCGTGACTTCGTCGCGCCACTCTCCGTCCAGAAGAATCAGCGCGCCGCGCTCGGCCTCCAGGCGGTAGCTGCCTTCGGCCAGCAGATCGTCTCCATATGTCAGGCTGGTGACGGAAAGCACCGGATATGCAGACAGCAGGAGTGTATCAGTGTACGAAGGCCGGATAACTTCCTCGCGCTCCGCCAGAGCAAAGCTGCGGTTGCAGTACGATTCCATTGCGGCGCTAACGGCCCAGATTATGCGGTTGAGCATGTTGTCATGGGTATAGTCCGCCAGGTCAATACCCAGCTGCTCTTTCAAAGCGTTGAGCGTGGTCAGCTCGGTCGGCGGCACGAATTACACCCCCTTCGGCTTCCGGCTCCT from Kiritimatiellia bacterium harbors:
- a CDS encoding phage head-tail connector protein, whose translation is MPPTELTTLNALKEQLGIDLADYTHDNMLNRIIWAVSAAMESYCNRSFALAEREEVIRPSYTDTLLLSAYPVLSVTSLTYGDDLLAEGSYRLEAERGALILLDGEWRDEVTVVYSAGYVLPGGENIQAKPPITRNLPYDLEDACLLWCTMKYNTDSRTGIKSEGVDGLRVSYDDLIAAGGIPAAVRALIDPYRRLLA